From a single Kryptolebias marmoratus isolate JLee-2015 linkage group LG6, ASM164957v2, whole genome shotgun sequence genomic region:
- the col18a1a gene encoding collagen type XVIII alpha 1 chain a isoform X9, with translation MKEDNVSLLELIGDPPPDEISKVEGPDNNPGYLFGPDTSTGQLALAHFPSSFYRNFALIFSVKPTSDNGGVIFSITDSSQETVHVGVRLSAVQKDKQDIIFYYTETDSEQSKEAARFHVPSMTETWNRFAISVRDNKVMLYLNCDVDPQVMHIQRSTDKMELKPGAGVFVGQTGGSKPDKFKGAISDLRVVGDPRAAETLCEEEEDDSDMASGEGSGNEETRLPSHYRDKPRYTTASPSFPPIPQPPLRRKGEEAFIRETAGDSEHFLVSMGSKSRLLDSAGAVAAKGVKGERGDKGEKGDRGPIGPKGESGSGFSSRGANRGDKGEPGEKGTKGNAGFGYQGTKGEPGLPGKPGPPGPPGPATEYSLGSDGSVVSRVPGPRGPPGPPGSQGPPGEDGELGDPGEDGKTGPQGPPGFPGTPGDPGSKGEKGDRGEGQPGPRGPPGLPGPPGPGLRFTFEDMEASGFPDQESIRGPPGLPGPPGPPGPPGSSTSGTAISSGAFGPPGKDGAPGQPGLPGLPGADGLPGAPGSKGEKGDSGDLGLPGAIGEKGAPGELGLPGPPGETGLAGLPGPMGPVGSPGPPGPPGPSYRVGFDDMEGSSGSFTNGLTGVRGPAGLQGLPGLPGQPGKPGLPGIQGPKGDQGPAGNDGLPGLDGFPGPPGQKGASGDKGQMGEPGRDGTGSPGPPGPPGPPGQIIYQPSENFDNFAGSVGSQGGPGLPGRAGFPGPVGPKGDRGDPGPPGYGLKGEKGEPGFIIGPDGNPLYLGGLTGPKGDRGPSGPVGPSGPSGPPGIKGEFGMPGRPGRPGVNGYKGEKGEPGGGAGYGYPGVPGPPGPPGPPGPPGSAISLDRFNRYEETSRNYQAIKGEKGERGERGLPGAASNFDIYAIKNELKGERGDSGVKGEKGESGAGYYDPHFGGLQGPPGPPGSPGLPGPKGDSITGPPGPQGPSGPPGVGYDGRPGPPGPPGPPGPTFSGPYQPNYPVSVPGPPGPPGPPGSPGRSSGATVLRSYDTMIATARQQPEGSLIYILDKADLYLRVRDGLRQVMLGEYNSLLGDLGNEVAEVQPPPVILYPHNPDRPHNNGAGRYSESGSVIRSAEPPQQQLHPPVSGPAGRVEIIESGLHLVALNAPQTGNMRGIRGADFMCFQQARAVGLKGTFRALLSSRLQDLYTIVRRLDRSGFPIVNLKNQVLFNSWESIFSNDSSRMRENVPIYSFDGRDILRDSAWPEKMIWHGSSRKGHRQMDHYCETWRAGDRAVTGLASSLQSGHLLQQTPSSCSNSYIVLCIENAFMSASKK, from the exons AAGACAACGTCTCACTGCTGGAACTGATTGGGGATCCGCCTCCAGATGAAATCTCCAAGGTTGAAGGACCAGACAATAACCCTGGCTACCTCTTTGGTCCAGACACCAGCACGGGCCAGCTGGCTCTTGCCCACTTCCCAAGCTCCTTCTACAGAAACTTTGCCCTCATCTTCAGTGTGAAACCCACTTCTGACAATGGTGGAGTCATCTTCTCCATCACGGATTCCTCCCAGGAGACCGTGCATGTGGGTGTTAGACTTTCAGCTgtgcagaaagacaaacaggacatcaTTTTTTACTACACTGAGACTGACTCAGAGCAGTCCAAAGAAGCAGCCAGGTTCCATGTGCCCTCGATGACAGAGACCTGGAACCGGTTTGCTATTTCTGTGAGGGATAACAAGGTGATGCTCTACCTTAACTGTGATGTAGACCCTCAAGTGATGCACATTCAGAGATCCACGGATAAGATGGAGCTGAAACCTGGTGCTGGAGTCTTTGTTGGTCAAACTGGAGGGTCTAAACCTGACAAGTTTAAG GGTGCGATCAGTGATCTGAGGGTGGTGGGAGACCCCCGTGCTGCCGAGACGCtctgtgaggaagaggaagatgacTCAGATATG GCTTCAGGAGAAGGAAGTGGCAATGAAGAAACCAGACTTCCAAGTCATTACAGGGACAAGCCCAGATACACG actgcgtctccatcttttcCACCCATCCCGCAGCCACCGCTGAGAAGAAAAGGGGAGGAAGCGTTCATCAGAGAGACTG CTGGTGACTCAGAGCATTTTTTAGTTTCTATGGGATCCAAGTCCAGACTTCTTGATTCAGCAG GTGCCGTTGCTGCTAAAGGAGTGAAGGGTGAAAGGGGGGACAAGGGAGAGAAAGGAGACCGGGGTCCGATTGGACCAAAGGGAGAATCAGGTTCTGGCTTCAGCTCACGGGGGGCAAACCGTGGAGACAAG ggAGAACCTGGTGAAAAGGGGACAAAG GGCAACGCGGGCTTCGGATATCAGGGCACGAAGGGTGAGCCTGGCCTGCCGGGAAAACCCGGGCctccaggtcctccaggacctgcAACTGAGTATTCACTTGGAAGTGACGGATCAGTTGTTTCAAGAGTCCCTGGACCACGAGGACCACCTGGACCACCTGGCTCCCAGGGACCTCCAGGAGAAGATGGAGAACTG gGGGATCCTGGAGAGGATGGAAAAACT ggtCCTCAGGGACCCCCAGGCTTCCCAGGAACCCCTGGTGACCCTGGATCCAAAGGAGAGAAG GGTGACCGTGGAGAGGGTCAGCCAGGACCCAGGGGACCCCCAGGACTTCCCGGTcccccaggaccaggattgagaTTT ACCTTTGAGGACATGGAGGCCTCTGGGTTCCCCGATCAGGAATCCATTCGG GGACCTCCTGGTCTACCAGGGCCCCCCGGGCCACCAGGTCCTCCTGGTTCCTCCACGTCCGGCACAGCAATCAGCTCTGGAGCATTTGGACCCCCAGGCAAGGATGGAGCACCTGGTCAGCCT GGCTTACCGGGTTTACCAGGTGCTGATGGCCTCCCAGGAGCTCCGGGTTCCAAGGGAGAAAAG GGTGATTCAGGCGATCTGGGGCTTCCAGGAGCGATTGGAGAAAAG GGAGCTCCAGGAGAGCTTGGATTACCAGGACCACCAGGGGAGACTGGTCTAGCTGGTCTTCCAGGACCCATGGGACCAGTTGGGTCTCCCGGACCACCGGGGCCCCCTGGACCCAGTTATCGTGTTGGATTT GATGACATGGAGGGGTCCAGTGGAAGTTTCACCAATGGACTCACCGGCGTCAGAGGACCAGCAGGACTACAG GGTCTGCCTGGTTTACCTGGACAGCCA GGTAAACCCGGTTTGCCTGGCATACAGGGTCCAAAGGGCGATCAGGGTCCTGCTGGAAATGACGGCCTGCCAGGCCTGGATGGCTTCCCTGGACCTCCG gGCCAAAAGGGTGCCTCAGGCGACAAAGGACAGATG GGTGAGCCAGGTCGAGATGGAACTGGGTCACCGGGTCCACCGGGTCCACCTGGACCACCAGGACAAATCATCTACCAGCCGTCTGAGAAT TTTGATAATTTTGCTGGAAGCGTCGGCTCTCAG gGTGGACCGGGTTTACCCGGCAGAGCTGGATTTCCT ggTCCTGTTGGACCAAAAGGTGACAGAGGTGACCCTGGTCCACCAGGTTATGGACTGAAG GGTGAAAAAGGAGAGCCAGGTTTTATAATTGGACCTGATGGGAATCCTTTGTATCTGGGAGGACTAACTGGCCCAAAG GGAGACAGAGGACCTTCTGGGCCCGTTGGACCTTCA GGTCCATCCGGGCCTCCTGGAATAAAGGGTGAATTTGGAATGCCTGGAAGACCT GGTCGTCCAGGTGTGAACGGATACAAGGGTGAAAAAGGAGAGCCAGGAGGAGGCGCAGGTTATGGTTATCCA GGAGTTCCCGGCCCACCAGGACCTCCAGGGCCGCCTGGACCTCCTGGTTCAGCCATTTCTCTCGATCGTTTCAAT CGCTATGAAGAAACTTCAAGGAATTATCAAG CAATTAAAGGGGAAAAAGGAGAGCGAGGTGAACGTGGACTTCCTG GAGCTGCCTCAAATTTTGACATTTACGCAATAAAG AATGAACTGAAAGGAGAACGCGGAGACTCAGGTGTCAAGGGAGAAAAGGGAGAGTCTGGTGCTGGATATTATGACCCACATTTTGGAGGATTACAGGGCCCACCAGGACCTCCTGGTAGCCCCGGCCTACCG GGTCCAAAGGGAGATTCTATAACCGGCCCTCCAGGACCCCAGGGACCTTCAGGGCCACCAGGGGTTGGTTATGATGGGCGTCCTGGTCCTCCGGGACCACCTGGACCTCCTGGACCCACATTTTCTGGCCCATATCAGCCTAATTATC ctgTCAGTGTACCTGGACCCCCTGGTCCACCTGGCCCACCTGGAAGTCCTGGTCGCTCATCTGGG GCCACAGTTCTGAGGTCATATGACACAATGATTGCTACCGCCAGGCAGCAGCCAGAGGGCAGTCTGATATACATCTTAGACAAAGCAGACCTTTATTTGAGAGTGCGTGATGGACTGCGACAAGTCATG CTTGGAGAGTACAATTCCTTGTTGGGAGATTTG GGCAACGAGGTGGCAGAAGTCCAGCCTCCACCTGTGATTCTGTACCCTCACAACCCGGACCGGCCTCACAACAACGGAGCGGGCCGTTACTCGGAGAGCGGTTCTGTCATCCGATCCGCTGAGCCcccccagcagcagctccacccACCTGTGTCTGGTCCTGCTGGCCGTGTGGAGATCATAGAATCAGGA cTGCACCTGGTTGCCTTGAACGCGCCTCAGACCGGCAACATGCGAGGGATTCGGGGTGCGGACTTCATGTGCTTCCAGCAGGCTCGCGCTGTGGGGCTGAAAGGAACCTTCAGAGCCCTCCTGTCCTCCAGGCTTCAGGACCTCTACACCATCGTCCGCAGGCTGGACAGGAGCGGCTTCCCCATCGTCAACCTTAAG aacCAAGTGCTGTTTAACAGCTGGGAGTCGATCTTCAGCAAcgacagcagcagaatgagggAAAACGTACCGATTTACTCCTTTGATGGTCGAGACATCCTCAGGGACAGTGCATG GCCGGAGAAAATGATCTGGCACGGGTCGAGCAGGAAGGGCCACCGGCAAATGGACCACTACTGTGAAACGTGGCGGGCAGGCGACCGCGCCGTGACCGGTCTGGCATCCTCTCTGCAGAGCGGCCACCTCCTGCAGCAGACCCCCAGCAGCTGCTCCAACTCCTACATCGTCCTCTGCATTGAGAACGCCTTCATGTCTGCATCCAAAAAATAA
- the col18a1a gene encoding collagen type XVIII alpha 1 chain a isoform X3 codes for MWLDIMPIMKIQFGVLFLLAQWVVCSDAWFWFLSGTTTLAPVVEQEGSGSLAGSGESPSESNASVGAEIIDEELGIPKVEQTWAETTRAPELTTIIPSVQPKSEYTSEKTTPGISSHTSKPEDNVSLLELIGDPPPDEISKVEGPDNNPGYLFGPDTSTGQLALAHFPSSFYRNFALIFSVKPTSDNGGVIFSITDSSQETVHVGVRLSAVQKDKQDIIFYYTETDSEQSKEAARFHVPSMTETWNRFAISVRDNKVMLYLNCDVDPQVMHIQRSTDKMELKPGAGVFVGQTGGSKPDKFKGAISDLRVVGDPRAAETLCEEEEDDSDMASGEGSGNEETRLPSHYRDKPRYTTASPSFPPIPQPPLRRKGEEAFIRETAGDSEHFLVSMGSKSRLLDSAGAVAAKGVKGERGDKGEKGDRGPIGPKGESGSGFSSRGANRGDKGEPGEKGTKGNAGFGYQGTKGEPGLPGKPGPPGPPGPATEYSLGSDGSVVSRVPGPRGPPGPPGSQGPPGEDGELGDPGEDGKTGPQGPPGFPGTPGDPGSKGEKGDRGEGQPGPRGPPGLPGPPGPGLRFTFEDMEASGFPDQESIRGPPGLPGPPGPPGPPGSSTSGTAISSGAFGPPGKDGAPGQPGLPGLPGADGLPGAPGSKGEKGDSGDLGLPGAIGEKGAPGELGLPGPPGETGLAGLPGPMGPVGSPGPPGPPGPSYRVGFDDMEGSSGSFTNGLTGVRGPAGLQGLPGLPGQPGKPGLPGIQGPKGDQGPAGNDGLPGLDGFPGPPGQKGASGDKGQMGEPGRDGTGSPGPPGPPGPPGQIIYQPSENFDNFAGSVGSQGGPGLPGRAGFPGPVGPKGDRGDPGPPGYGLKGEKGEPGFIIGPDGNPLYLGGLTGPKGDRGPSGPVGPSGPSGPPGIKGEFGMPGRPGRPGVNGYKGEKGEPGGGAGYGYPGVPGPPGPPGPPGPPGSAISLDRFNRYEETSRNYQAIKGEKGERGERGLPGAASNFDIYAIKNELKGERGDSGVKGEKGESGAGYYDPHFGGLQGPPGPPGSPGLPGPKGDSITGPPGPQGPSGPPGVGYDGRPGPPGPPGPPGPTFSGPYQPNYPVSVPGPPGPPGPPGSPGRSSGATVLRSYDTMIATARQQPEGSLIYILDKADLYLRVRDGLRQVMLGEYNSLLGDLGNEVAEVQPPPVILYPHNPDRPHNNGAGRYSESGSVIRSAEPPQQQLHPPVSGPAGRVEIIESGLHLVALNAPQTGNMRGIRGADFMCFQQARAVGLKGTFRALLSSRLQDLYTIVRRLDRSGFPIVNLKNQVLFNSWESIFSNDSSRMRENVPIYSFDGRDILRDSAWPEKMIWHGSSRKGHRQMDHYCETWRAGDRAVTGLASSLQSGHLLQQTPSSCSNSYIVLCIENAFMSASKK; via the exons AAGACAACGTCTCACTGCTGGAACTGATTGGGGATCCGCCTCCAGATGAAATCTCCAAGGTTGAAGGACCAGACAATAACCCTGGCTACCTCTTTGGTCCAGACACCAGCACGGGCCAGCTGGCTCTTGCCCACTTCCCAAGCTCCTTCTACAGAAACTTTGCCCTCATCTTCAGTGTGAAACCCACTTCTGACAATGGTGGAGTCATCTTCTCCATCACGGATTCCTCCCAGGAGACCGTGCATGTGGGTGTTAGACTTTCAGCTgtgcagaaagacaaacaggacatcaTTTTTTACTACACTGAGACTGACTCAGAGCAGTCCAAAGAAGCAGCCAGGTTCCATGTGCCCTCGATGACAGAGACCTGGAACCGGTTTGCTATTTCTGTGAGGGATAACAAGGTGATGCTCTACCTTAACTGTGATGTAGACCCTCAAGTGATGCACATTCAGAGATCCACGGATAAGATGGAGCTGAAACCTGGTGCTGGAGTCTTTGTTGGTCAAACTGGAGGGTCTAAACCTGACAAGTTTAAG GGTGCGATCAGTGATCTGAGGGTGGTGGGAGACCCCCGTGCTGCCGAGACGCtctgtgaggaagaggaagatgacTCAGATATG GCTTCAGGAGAAGGAAGTGGCAATGAAGAAACCAGACTTCCAAGTCATTACAGGGACAAGCCCAGATACACG actgcgtctccatcttttcCACCCATCCCGCAGCCACCGCTGAGAAGAAAAGGGGAGGAAGCGTTCATCAGAGAGACTG CTGGTGACTCAGAGCATTTTTTAGTTTCTATGGGATCCAAGTCCAGACTTCTTGATTCAGCAG GTGCCGTTGCTGCTAAAGGAGTGAAGGGTGAAAGGGGGGACAAGGGAGAGAAAGGAGACCGGGGTCCGATTGGACCAAAGGGAGAATCAGGTTCTGGCTTCAGCTCACGGGGGGCAAACCGTGGAGACAAG ggAGAACCTGGTGAAAAGGGGACAAAG GGCAACGCGGGCTTCGGATATCAGGGCACGAAGGGTGAGCCTGGCCTGCCGGGAAAACCCGGGCctccaggtcctccaggacctgcAACTGAGTATTCACTTGGAAGTGACGGATCAGTTGTTTCAAGAGTCCCTGGACCACGAGGACCACCTGGACCACCTGGCTCCCAGGGACCTCCAGGAGAAGATGGAGAACTG gGGGATCCTGGAGAGGATGGAAAAACT ggtCCTCAGGGACCCCCAGGCTTCCCAGGAACCCCTGGTGACCCTGGATCCAAAGGAGAGAAG GGTGACCGTGGAGAGGGTCAGCCAGGACCCAGGGGACCCCCAGGACTTCCCGGTcccccaggaccaggattgagaTTT ACCTTTGAGGACATGGAGGCCTCTGGGTTCCCCGATCAGGAATCCATTCGG GGACCTCCTGGTCTACCAGGGCCCCCCGGGCCACCAGGTCCTCCTGGTTCCTCCACGTCCGGCACAGCAATCAGCTCTGGAGCATTTGGACCCCCAGGCAAGGATGGAGCACCTGGTCAGCCT GGCTTACCGGGTTTACCAGGTGCTGATGGCCTCCCAGGAGCTCCGGGTTCCAAGGGAGAAAAG GGTGATTCAGGCGATCTGGGGCTTCCAGGAGCGATTGGAGAAAAG GGAGCTCCAGGAGAGCTTGGATTACCAGGACCACCAGGGGAGACTGGTCTAGCTGGTCTTCCAGGACCCATGGGACCAGTTGGGTCTCCCGGACCACCGGGGCCCCCTGGACCCAGTTATCGTGTTGGATTT GATGACATGGAGGGGTCCAGTGGAAGTTTCACCAATGGACTCACCGGCGTCAGAGGACCAGCAGGACTACAG GGTCTGCCTGGTTTACCTGGACAGCCA GGTAAACCCGGTTTGCCTGGCATACAGGGTCCAAAGGGCGATCAGGGTCCTGCTGGAAATGACGGCCTGCCAGGCCTGGATGGCTTCCCTGGACCTCCG gGCCAAAAGGGTGCCTCAGGCGACAAAGGACAGATG GGTGAGCCAGGTCGAGATGGAACTGGGTCACCGGGTCCACCGGGTCCACCTGGACCACCAGGACAAATCATCTACCAGCCGTCTGAGAAT TTTGATAATTTTGCTGGAAGCGTCGGCTCTCAG gGTGGACCGGGTTTACCCGGCAGAGCTGGATTTCCT ggTCCTGTTGGACCAAAAGGTGACAGAGGTGACCCTGGTCCACCAGGTTATGGACTGAAG GGTGAAAAAGGAGAGCCAGGTTTTATAATTGGACCTGATGGGAATCCTTTGTATCTGGGAGGACTAACTGGCCCAAAG GGAGACAGAGGACCTTCTGGGCCCGTTGGACCTTCA GGTCCATCCGGGCCTCCTGGAATAAAGGGTGAATTTGGAATGCCTGGAAGACCT GGTCGTCCAGGTGTGAACGGATACAAGGGTGAAAAAGGAGAGCCAGGAGGAGGCGCAGGTTATGGTTATCCA GGAGTTCCCGGCCCACCAGGACCTCCAGGGCCGCCTGGACCTCCTGGTTCAGCCATTTCTCTCGATCGTTTCAAT CGCTATGAAGAAACTTCAAGGAATTATCAAG CAATTAAAGGGGAAAAAGGAGAGCGAGGTGAACGTGGACTTCCTG GAGCTGCCTCAAATTTTGACATTTACGCAATAAAG AATGAACTGAAAGGAGAACGCGGAGACTCAGGTGTCAAGGGAGAAAAGGGAGAGTCTGGTGCTGGATATTATGACCCACATTTTGGAGGATTACAGGGCCCACCAGGACCTCCTGGTAGCCCCGGCCTACCG GGTCCAAAGGGAGATTCTATAACCGGCCCTCCAGGACCCCAGGGACCTTCAGGGCCACCAGGGGTTGGTTATGATGGGCGTCCTGGTCCTCCGGGACCACCTGGACCTCCTGGACCCACATTTTCTGGCCCATATCAGCCTAATTATC ctgTCAGTGTACCTGGACCCCCTGGTCCACCTGGCCCACCTGGAAGTCCTGGTCGCTCATCTGGG GCCACAGTTCTGAGGTCATATGACACAATGATTGCTACCGCCAGGCAGCAGCCAGAGGGCAGTCTGATATACATCTTAGACAAAGCAGACCTTTATTTGAGAGTGCGTGATGGACTGCGACAAGTCATG CTTGGAGAGTACAATTCCTTGTTGGGAGATTTG GGCAACGAGGTGGCAGAAGTCCAGCCTCCACCTGTGATTCTGTACCCTCACAACCCGGACCGGCCTCACAACAACGGAGCGGGCCGTTACTCGGAGAGCGGTTCTGTCATCCGATCCGCTGAGCCcccccagcagcagctccacccACCTGTGTCTGGTCCTGCTGGCCGTGTGGAGATCATAGAATCAGGA cTGCACCTGGTTGCCTTGAACGCGCCTCAGACCGGCAACATGCGAGGGATTCGGGGTGCGGACTTCATGTGCTTCCAGCAGGCTCGCGCTGTGGGGCTGAAAGGAACCTTCAGAGCCCTCCTGTCCTCCAGGCTTCAGGACCTCTACACCATCGTCCGCAGGCTGGACAGGAGCGGCTTCCCCATCGTCAACCTTAAG aacCAAGTGCTGTTTAACAGCTGGGAGTCGATCTTCAGCAAcgacagcagcagaatgagggAAAACGTACCGATTTACTCCTTTGATGGTCGAGACATCCTCAGGGACAGTGCATG GCCGGAGAAAATGATCTGGCACGGGTCGAGCAGGAAGGGCCACCGGCAAATGGACCACTACTGTGAAACGTGGCGGGCAGGCGACCGCGCCGTGACCGGTCTGGCATCCTCTCTGCAGAGCGGCCACCTCCTGCAGCAGACCCCCAGCAGCTGCTCCAACTCCTACATCGTCCTCTGCATTGAGAACGCCTTCATGTCTGCATCCAAAAAATAA